The sequence below is a genomic window from Polynucleobacter sp. MWH-UH19D.
TGGCCGTGTAGTGAGTAATTTCATTGTTCAAGCCTTACAGGGTAAAGACATCACCATTTATGGCGATGGTAGGCAGACCCGTAGCTTTTGCTACGTAGATGACTTAATTGATGCCATGGTCAAAATGATGAACTCAGAACAAGGCTTTACAGGGCCGGTCAATATTGGCAATCCTAGTGAATTCACAATGTTGCAATTAGCAGAGACAGTGCTCAAGCTCTCAGGCAGCAAATCCAAAATTATTCATCAGCCATTACCCTCTGATGATCCAAAACAACGTCAACCCAATATTGATCTAGCCAAAGCAAAATTAGATTGGCAACCAAAGGTCAATCTCGAAGATGGTCTGAAAGAGACGATTGCTTACTTTAGAAAGATTGTGGCGTAATTGGGTTTAGATGATGTCGATCAATCTGGAAAGGCATTTGAGCGCATTCGCTCATTTGTTCTTAGGGCGGGCCGAACCACTGCAGGACAACAACGTGCAATTGAGGAGCTAGGCCCGAAATTTCTCATTCCTTATCAAGATAAAAATCTAGATTTGGTTAAGGCATTTGGTGGATCCACAAAACCAAAGATTCTGGAAATTGGTTTTGGTATGGGCGAGACTGCCGCCAAGATCGCAGCTTTACGCCCAAATGATGATTTTCTGGGAATTGAAGTTCATCTGCCTGGGGTGGGTGCACTGCTAAAGCTGATTGGTGAAAATCAACTGACCAATTTACGCCTTATTCGTCACGATGCCGTTGAAGTTCTTGAAAATATGATTGCTCCTGATTCTTTGAATGGCATTCATATCTATTTTGCTGATCCTTGGCATAAGAAGCGCCATCATAAGCGTCGTCTGATTCAAGAAAAATTTGTAAAGCTCTTGGTTTCGCGTCTAAAGGCTGGCGGATATTTACACTTGGCTACTGATTGGCATAACTATGCAGAGCAGATGCTTTTAGTTTTGAATGCGGAACCCAGTTTGCAAAATACTTCAGATCAGTATGTTTCCGTGGAAACATTCTCTTCTGAGGATGCGCTTAAGTCTGAAGAATTATCTAAAGAGTTAAATGAATTTAAACCTACGATTGAGCAGTTAAACTTAAAACACTTGGGTTATGTTGAGAGACCAAGCTATCGCCCAGTAACCAAGTTTGAAAACCGTGGCATCAAGCTAGGCCACGGTGTATGGGATTTAGTCTATATTAAAAAGTAAGCGTTTATTACATTAAGAGGCTAAAGTGTAACGCAGACATACTTGAGCTCAAGGTATTCATCCATACCGAAGACACTACCTTCTCTGCCTAGGCCAGATTGTTTAACGCCACCAAATGGCACAACTTCGTTAGCAATAATTCCGCTATTGACGCCGACCATCCCGTATTCCAAGGCTTCTGCAACCTTCCAAATACGACCAATATCACGGCTGTAAAAGTAGGAAGCTAATCCATACTGACTATTGTTAGCCAACTGAACTACTTCTTCATCACTTTCAAAGCTAATGATAGGGGCAACTGGTCCAAAGGTTTCTTCATAAGTGATGAGCATGTCATTGCTGACGTTGTCCAGAACGGTAGGCTCGTAATAAGTGCCGCCTAAAGGAGAGGGTTTGCCGCCTGTAATCAGCTTGGCACCTTTATTTAGGGCATCGGCAATATGACGTTCAACTTTTTCAAATGCAGCCCGATCAATGAGGGGGCCCTGATGTATCCCTGCTTCCATACCATTGCCCACCTTAATTGCTTGAACGGCTTTGGCAAATTTTTCTACAAAGACGTCATGAATTTTCTTATGAACATAGATCCGATTGGCACACACACAGGTTTGACCAGAATTACGATATTTCGAGGCAATCGCACCTGCGACCGCAGCATCAATATCGGCGTCGTCAAATACGATAAATGGAGCATGGCCTCCTAACTCCAGGGCAAGTTTTTTCACGGTAGGTGCACACTGCGCCATCAAAATTCGACCTACTTCTGTTGATCCAGTAAAGGACAGATGGCGAACTGTTGGTGAGGCGCAAAGCGTTTTACCAACGGCAATAGATTGGTCGGCATCGGCAGTGACTATATTGACAACACCTTTGGGTATGCCTGCTCGCACTGCAAGTTCTGCAAGGGCTAAGGCTGATAATGGCGTTTGTTCAGCCGGTTTGATCACAATCGTGCAACCTGCTGCCATTGCTGGCGCAATTTTTCTGGTAATCATCGCATTAGGAAAATTCCAAGGAGTAATAGCGACGCAAACACCCACGGGTTGTTTGAGAACCATGAAGCGTTTATCACCCCAAATGGTTGTTGGTATTGTTCCAGATACTCTTTTTGCTTCTTCTGCATACCACTCGATAAAAGATGCCCCGTAGACTACTTCGCCAGTTGATTCTGGGAGAGGCTTGCCTTGTTCCAAGGTCATCAGAATCGCTAGATCCTCTTTATTTTGCAGAATGAGATCAAACCATTTACGCATTAGGCCAGCACGTTCTTTCCCGGTGATGCTTTTCCATTTCGGAAGAGCATCATCAGCGGCGGTAATAGCTTTCTCCGCATCTGCACCGCTTAAATTGGCTACCTGAGCGATGATCTCGCCAGTGGCTGGATTGTTAACAGGAAAATGGGTATTTAAGCTTGACTGGACCCATTCATTATTAATAAAGGCTTGCTCCTTAAATAGGCTTGAATCTTTTAGAAGGCTGCGAATATCAATTTTTTGCATGATGAACTTTTCCGATCAAAAGGGGTCTCTACTATTCTGAACGATTTTATCCCTAGAAGTTAAAAAACCTCACTTGCTATAGTAAGTGAGGTTCATGTTGCCTAGAAGAAAATTTTTTAGGAATTAACCTGCGTTTGTTTCAGCTGTGCGTAGTTTCTGTGCCAAGAGGTCTAAGACCCCATTAACGTATTTATGACCATCGGTGCCGCCAAATGTTTTAGCCAGTTCTACGGCTTCATTGATAGCTACCTTATATGGTACGGACAAGTCACAAGCGAGCTCATATGCGCCAATGAGAAGGGCAGCATGTTCAACGGGAGAGAGTTCATTAATGGGGCGGTCAAGAGTAGGGGTAATTAGCGCCTCGAGCTCATCAGCGCGATCCAAGACTCCAGTAAAGATACCCTGAAAGAGATCTAATTGACAGCGTTTGAATGCAGGGTCTTCTGCTAATTGTTTTGCAATATTTGCTCCATTAGGCAGGCTACCAGCGCGTCTCACAACCAGACTTTGATAAATTCCCTGGAGTGCATATTCTCGTGCGCGACGACGTGGTGTCAGAGAGCGCTTTGGTGCTGTAGATTTGCCATCGCCACTATCTTTCATGGCTTTTGCTTGAGCTGGATTTGGAGTCGATTTCGTCATATCAATAATTACTCTTCACCATCATTCACTTCGAAATTAATATCGGGCGTCAGGGCTAGCGCTAGATTAGCCATTTCCACAACAGCCTTAGCGCAATCAGCACCTTTTATATTCACACGCACTTGTGCTTGTTCGTCTGTATCGCAGGTGAGTACTCCGTTAG
It includes:
- the nusB gene encoding transcription antitermination factor NusB gives rise to the protein MTKSTPNPAQAKAMKDSGDGKSTAPKRSLTPRRRAREYALQGIYQSLVVRRAGSLPNGANIAKQLAEDPAFKRCQLDLFQGIFTGVLDRADELEALITPTLDRPINELSPVEHAALLIGAYELACDLSVPYKVAINEAVELAKTFGGTDGHKYVNGVLDLLAQKLRTAETNAG
- the trmB gene encoding tRNA (guanosine(46)-N7)-methyltransferase TrmB, translating into MGLDDVDQSGKAFERIRSFVLRAGRTTAGQQRAIEELGPKFLIPYQDKNLDLVKAFGGSTKPKILEIGFGMGETAAKIAALRPNDDFLGIEVHLPGVGALLKLIGENQLTNLRLIRHDAVEVLENMIAPDSLNGIHIYFADPWHKKRHHKRRLIQEKFVKLLVSRLKAGGYLHLATDWHNYAEQMLLVLNAEPSLQNTSDQYVSVETFSSEDALKSEELSKELNEFKPTIEQLNLKHLGYVERPSYRPVTKFENRGIKLGHGVWDLVYIKK
- a CDS encoding NAD-dependent succinate-semialdehyde dehydrogenase, producing MQKIDIRSLLKDSSLFKEQAFINNEWVQSSLNTHFPVNNPATGEIIAQVANLSGADAEKAITAADDALPKWKSITGKERAGLMRKWFDLILQNKEDLAILMTLEQGKPLPESTGEVVYGASFIEWYAEEAKRVSGTIPTTIWGDKRFMVLKQPVGVCVAITPWNFPNAMITRKIAPAMAAGCTIVIKPAEQTPLSALALAELAVRAGIPKGVVNIVTADADQSIAVGKTLCASPTVRHLSFTGSTEVGRILMAQCAPTVKKLALELGGHAPFIVFDDADIDAAVAGAIASKYRNSGQTCVCANRIYVHKKIHDVFVEKFAKAVQAIKVGNGMEAGIHQGPLIDRAAFEKVERHIADALNKGAKLITGGKPSPLGGTYYEPTVLDNVSNDMLITYEETFGPVAPIISFESDEEVVQLANNSQYGLASYFYSRDIGRIWKVAEALEYGMVGVNSGIIANEVVPFGGVKQSGLGREGSVFGMDEYLELKYVCVTL